In a single window of the Pocillopora verrucosa isolate sample1 chromosome 4, ASM3666991v2, whole genome shotgun sequence genome:
- the LOC136280403 gene encoding LOW QUALITY PROTEIN: uncharacterized protein (The sequence of the model RefSeq protein was modified relative to this genomic sequence to represent the inferred CDS: inserted 9 bases in 8 codons; deleted 1 base in 1 codon) — protein MPLLFVNNTLVYPCNSILESDSVCMDGMNIQSIVILSCFGNWLIFSIQTGHCSFDDDFCTLIYELNATFQWTKTSGKTPTENTGPTYDHTTFSKDGKESYIYIEASPQIPGDAARLFSDXREPNEVVCIQFWYHMHGXDIGNLSIYXKTNQSETVVWTLSGNQGXPWKFGQTALNSRDAYKFIIEGTVGYGXSGDIALDDLTLLDGNCKTIITQKSLDCDFKGDTCDWEAQGRWTLSKDGSSIFLRPEAYAVLHSLFSPPNINTNEWKCFHLWYFIGGNYGYEGSITXLLKMLKSNLTSLLFFADKATSEATYTQHRYRQNFTDAQIEIVGTNIETSAIRQVSFSXDSCEHIPTPRNDLHQHKPLGMENNEILDKKITSSSQVDXVHAAIQGRLHFQATPGKAGSWSAGSEDLTPWLQVDLNIRNTRVTGVATQGRNGPFAQWVTEYKLQYSNDGVSFNSYREPGKTSEKHFAGNTDQDAVVFHELNPPIRARYIRFRPVAWNKAASMRVELYQGVEECNKALGMENSEISSGQILASSQWDGYSTASQGRLFFQATERKQGGWSAGKKNAKQWFQVDLGGQYVKITGVATQGRQDHDEWVTSYKLRYGNDGESFQSFKEERDLEDKEFTGNVDRDSIVRYELYPAIKARYIRLQPLSWHNWISMRMELYGCSEECQTDLGLRKRTIPDAQLSASSQLDHNHAASQGRLDYEGERWRTSAWSSRTNDKSQWLQIDLRSIYIKVTRVATQGRTGYYKYWQWVTHYMLQFSDDGENFTFFKEQGKSTAKDFSGNNDSNTVVHNDLNPPIRARYTRFIPQAWYGHISMRVELYGCLEYNSKVSMNVSKCRQALGMQDGIISDGQISASSEYNSEHAAIQARLHLAPITADKAGSWSAERNNLNQWLQVDLGSPYTRVMRVATQGRHDDSNWVTRYKLQYGNDGEKFHYYRGSGEISVKDFIGNSDRDTVVFSELNPPIYARFIRFRPQHWFGHIAMRVEVYGCQECTKPLGVGSGAIFERQMSSSSQLDDAHAAVQGRLNSRPTEDKGGSWSAASNNRNQWLEIDLDSQKINVTRVATQGRHDSSQWVTKYKLQYSKDGVNFQYYKEPMETAHKIFDGNVEQHAVVYNELVPPIKARFIRFRPVDWYGHISMRVELYGCQDDRPCDTSVDWCGWKNERGWKSIKHKDLDQVYQNEGFSDNNNFEVLLPDREYGYISLSDVILDECCFTICFWLKTASSGFYIEYNNAGSAKENKTLVFGIYCGNNTFSLQSGSERSEQSMDVMDSTWHHVCVSWDGRVGLLAVFKDGHINFKLNDFMGPLLQKPNEGIVTIGFRNINETASTVLGKLSGFNIWSTLVTTEEILRMSNGCGTEAGNAMAWGKVRNGLIGEVEMKSLPTCNDGKRARLVVDTVDLEPNGTAVLVSQTYNRSSDGKSRCLRFRYMLRGSGDKTLTIFQKTGIYREIPIWTWKGNSGRDWIYGEVPLTSTTKFKILIKAQKSREKDLIALTGIYVKEGLDCKLRPLSAKQACNEDLTDPSGYLFSPAYSGDVLDDIACTWNITVPRNNNIRLEFRDFRLPDHPTCKGCDLQIFDGSETSAPAIGRFCGYMYPPIFISSSNNLRIVLRCAANPYTARFKILYNSTAAHKSLESSCSLQQECPASCKCEEFGGQEDKKILVTGEDLLNVPNHLPTNVGAVFFGQNRISQLREEDFINLLKLEYIDLSFNSLLHVDEDSFQNVTSVKTLRLDFNFLRALPVGALKGLPNLRVLDLGRNLLRVVFGEMLDGLSNLEVLSFRSNQIELLEYGAFKNKSNMTHLYLQHNKLKEVSNGMFKDLMNLKVLNLSRNKLTTVSKETFQGLKSLEYLYLGGNKLTRVPPDVFNDLKKLRYLRLDHFILCCYAKKSIEGVACDSPVNEFSSCDDLMKNKTLQTCIWILGIFAFFGNLFVIIWRIIDKEENRVHSFLLTNLAFADMFMGVYLLAIAIMDARWQGEYFKHDHEWRSGWGCRIIGVLSMLSSEVSVLILTIITTERFIAIVFPFKFKRLTIRSAVFTCTGAWIFGIVISVIPITGINYFYDQNGDFGFYSRSAVCLPLQLSEGTPAAWQYSASFFIGMNSISFTFILVAYISMFLTVKRVTHSIRSTNLNRESAMAKRLVFIVMTDFCCWMPIIIISILSLTENFNDPDKIAYVWIAVFVLPLNSSLNPILYTFSTDRVKRSFSQKGKNVTGFVMKTLNRPTEDRLSCSSNISGKTLLSKVLSISSPKPKARVLKKPEVGRVVVHANLKLIERVNIFKDDTAGRKSMGYVTAWCEEGGVLNVVLLKYFGKEMKEDWNREVSVVQSLSCDEQPLSNVLHYRWHNKSNDLNIEQGKTKINALRGKSFLICFDYVSSSTLEDLICEKGTVIDFESICAVACDVLGAIEGLQGLGILHNNITTRNILISQCPRIPPIKAVLGGFSRASKVNGESAFTNQALDEQSCFGSHLEQFGQLLATLLGHCHGSCEQLKLHEIMNLCFEETPEKRPTASSLRELLEEVWCTKGFSDSFV, from the exons ATGCCGTTGTTGTTCGTGAACAATACCCTCGTGTACCCTTGCAATTCAATATTGGAAAGCGACTCCGTATGCATGGATGGAATGAATATCCAAAGCATTGTTATCCTTTCGTGTTTCGGTAACTGGCTAATTTTTTCCATTCAAACAGGCCATTGCAGTTTCGACGATGATTTTTGCACATTGATATATGAACTG AATGCCACGTTCCAGTGGACTAAAACGTCAGGAAAGACACCAACGGAAAATACTGGTCCAACATATGATCACACCACGTTTAGCAAGGATGGTAAGGA GTCGTATATCTACATCGAAGCCTCTCCACAAATACCTGGAGACGCAGCAAGGCTGTTTAGTG TGAGGGAACCCAATGAAGTAGTTTGTATTCAGTTTTGGTATCACATGCACG CAGACATTGGTAATCTGAGTATCT TAAAAACTAACCAGTCAGAAACAGTTGTTTGGACACTTTCGGGAAATCAGGG ACCATGGAAGTTCGGACAAACAGCTTTAAACAGTCGAGATGCCTATAAG TTTATCATTGAAGGAACGGTTGGCTATG GCAGCGGTGATATAGCTCTGGATGATCTGACATTGCTTGATGGTAACTGTAAGACAATTATTACACAGA AGAGTTTGGACTGTGACTTCAAAGGAGACACATGCGACTGGGAGGCTCAAGGAAGGTGGACCCTTTCAAAAG ATGGTTCCTCTATTTTTCTTCGCCCTGAAGCATACGCGGTGCTTCATTCTCTATTTTCGCCTCCGAACATAAATACCAACGAATGGAAGTGTTTTCATCTTTGGTATTTCATCGGAGGCAACTACGGTTATGAAGGGTCGATAA TGCTATTAAAGATGTTAAAATCAAACCTAACGAGTTTACTTTTCTTCGCGGACAAGGCCACATCTGAGGCAACATACACACAACACCGTTACCGACAAAATTTCACAGATGCTCAG ATCGAAATAGTGGGAACGAATATTGAAACTTCTGCTATCAGACAAGTATCCTTTT AAGATTCTTGTGAGCATATTCCTACGCCAAGAAATG ATTTGCATCAGCATAAACCTCTTGGaatggaaaacaatgaaatccTCGACAAGAAGATCACCTCATCTTCACAAGTTG GGGTTCATGCCGCCATCCAAGGAAGACTTCACTTCCAAGCAACCCCAGGCAAAGCAGGGTCTTGGTCGGCTGGTTCAGAGGACTTAACACCATGGCTTCAAGTTGATCTGAATATTCGGAACACAAGAGTTACTGGCGTTGCGACGCAAGGGAGAAACGGACCCTTCGCTCAGTGGGTTACGGAATATAAGCTCCAGTATAGCAATGATGGGGTAAGCTTCAATTCCTACAGGGAACCCGGAAAAACCTCAGAAAAG CACTTTGCTGGAAACACTGACCAGGATgctgttgtttttcatgaacttaatccaccaatcagagcacgtTACATCCGCTTTCGACCTGTGGCTTGGAACAAAGCAGCTTCAATGAGAGTTGAACTGTATCAGGGTGTGGAAG AGTGTAATAAAGCTCTGGGAATGGAAAACAGCGAAATCTCGAGTGGACAAATTCTTGCCTCTTCTCAATGGGATGGATATTCCACTGCAAGCCAGGGAAGATTATTCTTTCAAGCGACAGAGAGGAAACAGGGTGGATGGTCAGCTGGCAAAAAGAATGCAAAGCAATGGTTTCAAGTTGATCTGGGAGGTCAGTATGTTAAAATCACAGGTGTAGCAACACAAGGCAGGCAAGACCACGATGAGTGGGTAACCAGTTACAAACTGCGGTACGGGAATGACGGAGAGAGCTTCCAGAGCTTCAAGGAAGAAAGGGATCTCGAGGACAAA GAATTTACTGGAAATGTGGACCGTGACAGCATTGTTCGTTATGAACTTTACCCAGCCATCAAAGCCCGTTACATCCGCCTTCAACCTCTTTCTTGGCATAACTGGATATCTATGAGGATGGAATTGTATGGCTGTTCAGAAG AATGTCAAACGGATCTTGGCTTAAGAAAGAGAACTATTCCTGATGCACAGTTAAGTGCTTCATCGCAGCTGGATCATAACCATGCCGCATCTCAAGGAAGACTGGACTATGAAGGTGAAAGGTGGAGAACGTCAGCCTGGTCATCGCGCACTAACGATAAAAGTCAATGGCTCCAAATTGATCTTCGAAGTATCTACATCAAAGTAACCCGAGTGGCGACGCAGGGTCGAACCGGCTATTACAAGTACTGGCAGTGGGTAACACATTACATGCTGCAGTTCAGTGATGACGGAGAAAACTTTACTTTCTTCAAGGAACAAGGAAAATCAACGGCAAAG GATTTTAGTGGCAACAACGACAGCAATACCGTTGTTCATAATGACTTAAACCCACCGATCAGAGCTCGTTACACCCGCTTTATCCCACAAGCTTGGTATGGCCATATATCGATGAGGGTGGAGCTCTATGGATGTCTGGAATATAATAGTAAAG TTTCCATGAATGTATCCAAATGTCGACAAGCCCTTGGTATGCAAGACGGTATAATATCAGATGGACAAATCAGTGCCTCTTCGGAATATAATAGCGAACATGCTGCAATCCAAGCTAGGCTGCACCTTGCACCAATAACCGCAGACAAGGCTGGGTCTTGGTCAGCAGAgagaaataatttaaatcaatgGTTGCAAGTGGATCTAGGAAGTCCGTACACGAGGGTAATGCGAGTCGCAACGCAAGGAAGGCATGATGATAGCAACTGGGTGACAAGGTATAAGCTACAGTATGGCAATGACGgagaaaaatttcattattaCAGGGGATCCGGAGAAATTTCAGTTAAG GATTTTATTGGAAACTCTGATCGAGACACTGTTGTTTTTAGTGAACTAAACCCGCCAATCTATGCGCGTTTTATCCGCTTTCGACCACAACATTGGTTTGGCCACATAGCTATGAGGGTAGAGGTCTATGGATGTCAAG AATGTACGAAACCTCTCGGCGTGGGCAGTGGTGCGATATTTGAAAGACAAATGAGTTCTTCTTCCCAACTGGACGATGCTCATGCCGCTGTGCAAGGAAGACTCAACTCCAGGCCAACTGAGGACAAAGGAGGATCCTGGTCCGCTGCTTCGAACAACCGCAACCAATGGCTTGAGATTGATCTGGACAGTCAGAAAATCAATGTGACCCGTGTAGCCACTCAAGGAAGACATGATTCCAGCCAGTGGGTGACGAAGTACAAGCTGCAGTACAGTAAAGATGGTGTAAACTTCCAATATTACAAAGAGCCAATGGAAACTGCGCATAAG atTTTTGATGGAAACGTTGAGCAACACGCCGTTGTTTATAATGAACTTGTCCCGCCTATCAAAGCACGTTTCATCCGTTTTCGGCCCGTTGACTGGTATGGTCATATATCAATGAGAGTAGAACTTTATGGATGTCAAG ATGACCGTCCCTGTGACACATCAGTAGACTGGTGTGGATGGAAAAACGAACGTGGCTGGAAAAGTATCAAACATAAAGATCTTGATCAAGTCTATCAGAATGAAG GTTTTAGTGACAACAACAACTTCGAGGTCCTTCTCCCTGACAGAGAGTACGGTTACATATCATTATCTGATGTGATACTGGATGAATGCTGTTTTACCATTTGCTTCTGGTTGAAAACCGCTAGCAGCGGCTTCTATATAGAATACAATAATGCAGGATCAGCCAAAGAGAACAAGACTCTAGTTTTTGGAATCTATTGTGGAAACAACACATTTTCCCTTCAAAGCGGGAGCGAAAGGAG CGAGCAGTCAATGGACGTTATGGACTCCACCTGGCACCACGTGTGTGTCTCCTGGGATGGGAGAGTTGGGCTACTTGCAGTTTTCAAGGATGGTCatataaatttcaagttaaatGACTTTATGGGGCCCCTACTTCAGAAGCCGAATGAAG GAATCGTGACGATTGGTTTTAGGAATATAAATGAAACTGCTTCTACTGTTCTTGGTAAACTCAGTGGCTTCAATATTTGGAGTACCTTGGTCACAACAGAGGAGATACTGCGCATGTCAAACGGATGTGGCACGGAAGCTGGCAATGCGATGGCCTGGGGAAAAGTTAGAAATGGGCTGATTGGGGAAGTGGAGATGAAATCACTTCCAACTTGCAACGATGGAAAAC GTGCCAGGCTTGTGGTAGATACCGTCGATTTGGAGCCAAATGGGACCGCAGTTCTTGTGAGCCAGACATACAATAGATCAAGTGACGGGAAAAGCAGATGCTTGAGGTTTCGCTATATGCTGCGGGGATCTGGAGATAAAACGTTGACAATTTTCCAGAAAACAGGAATTTATCGTGAAATACCCATCTGGACTTGGAAAGGCAACTCTGGCCGGGACTGGATTTATGGTGAAGTTCCGCTGACCTCTACTACGAAGTTTAAG attttgatcAAAGCTCAAAAAAGCAGGGAGAAAGACTTGATTGCTTTAACAGGGATATATGTCAAAGAGGGACTCGATTGCAAACTTAGGCCGCTGTCGGCAAAACAAG CTTGTAATGAGGATTTAACTGATCCATCAGGATATCTCTTTTCACCGGCCTATTCCGGTGATGTTCTTGATGATATCGCTTGCACGTGGAACATTACCGTTCCACGCAATAACAATATTCGCTTGGAATTCCGAGATTTCCGTCTTCCAGACCATCCCACATGTAAGGGCTGTGATCTTCAAATTTTCGATGGAAGTGAAACGTCTGCTCCTGCGATAGGTCGATTCTGCGGATATATGTATCCTcctattttcatttcttcatcaaataATCTCAGGATTGTTCTGCGTTGTGCTGCCAATCCCTACACAGCAAGATTCAAGATTTTGTATAACTCCACGGCTG CTCACAAGAGTTTAGAGTCGTCCTGCTCACTACAGCAAG AATGCCCAGCAAGCTGCAAATGTGAAGAGTTTGGTGGACAAGAAGATAAGAAGATACTGGTGACCGGAGAAGACTTACTTAATGTACCGAATCACCTTCCAACAAACGTTGGAGCAGT gttttttggcCAAAATCGGATCTCCCAATTGCGCGAGGAGGACTTCATAAACCTCTTGAAATTAGAATATAT CGATTTAAGCTTCAATTCACTGCTTCACGTGGATGAagacagctttcaaaatgtGACATCCGTCAAGACACT GAGACTTGATTTTAACTTTCTTCGAGCTCTTCCTGTTGGGGCCTTGAAGGGACTACCCAATTTACGCGTACT tgacTTAGGACGGAACCTTCTTCGGGTTGTATTCGGCGAGATGCTCGATGGACTTTCGAATTTGGAAGTTTT GAGTTTTCGCTCTAACCAGATCGAGCTGCTGGAATACGGTGCTTTTAAGAACAAAAGCAATATGACTCATCT GTACCTACAACATAACAAACTCAAAGAAGTGTCAAATGGGATGTTCAAAGACCTTATGAATTTGAAAGTATT AAATCTTAGCAGGAACAAATTAACAACTGTTTCGAAGGAAACCTTTCAAGGGTTGAAGTCACTCGAGTATTT GTACCTGGGTGGCAACAAACTTACCAGAGTACCTCCAGACGTATTCAATGACCTCAAGAAGCTCAGATATTT GAGACTAGATCACTTCATACTCTGTTGTTACGCCAAGAAGTCAATTGAAGGAGTTGCTTGCGATTCCCCAGTCAATGAATTCTCGAGCTGCGATGAcctcatgaaaaacaaaactcttcAAACTTGTATCTGGATTCTGGGAATCTTCGCCTTCTTTGGTAACCTGTTTGTCATAATATGGCGAATTATCGATAAAGAGGAGAACAGAGTCCACTCGTTCTTATTGACAAATTTAGCATTTGCCGACATGTTCATGGGTGTCTACTTGCTGGCAATTGCCATAATGGACGCAAGGTGGCAAGGTGAATATTTCAAGCATGACCATGAATGGAGATCTGGTTGGGGTTGTCGAATCATTGGAGTTTTATCGATGCTTTCCAGTGAGGTATCTGTACTAATTCTAACAATCATCACCACGGAAAGATTTATTGCAATCGTCTTCCCTTTCAAATTCAAACGCCTGACCATCAGATCCGCTGTATTCACCTGCACAGGAGCGTGGATATTTGGAATAGTTATCTCAGTGATTCCCATAACCGGAATAAACTATTTTTACGATCAAAACGGTGATTTCGGTTTTTACAGTCGTTCAGCAGTTTGCCTTCCTCTTCAACTGTCTGAGGGAACCCCGGCCGCTTGGCAATACTCTGCCTCCTTCTTCATTGGGATGAATTCTATTTCTTTTACCTTTATCCTGGTGGCTTATATCTCAATGTTTTTGACGGTGAAGCGGGTAACCCATTCTATTCGATCGACGAATTTAAACAGAGAATCCGCTATGGCCAAGAGACTTGTTTTCATAGTCATGACTGACTTCTGCTGCTGGATGCCCATAATAATCATCAGCATTTTATCTCTgacagaaaattttaatgatccAGACAAAATTGCTTACGTGTGGATTGCAGTGTTTGTTCTTCCCCTCAACTCTTCCCTCAATCCAATCCTTTACACGTTTTCCACCGATAGAGTAAAACGTAGCTTTAGCCAGAAGGGGAAAAATGTCACTGGTTTCGTTATGAAGACCTTGAACAGACCTACAGAAG ATCGATTGTCCTGTTCCTCGAACATATCTGGAAAAACGTTGCTCTCTAAAGTCCTTTCAATTTCCAGCCCCAAGCCAAAAGCAAGGGTATTGAAAAAGCCGGAGGTCGGGCGTGTTGTCGTTCACGCTAATCTAAAGCTGATTGAAAGAGTAAATATCTTCAAAGATGATACTGCTGGAAGAAAATCCATG GGTTATGTTACAGCTTGGTGCGAGGAAGGAGGTGTTCTCAATGTGGTGTTGCTAAAGTActttggaaaagaaatgaaggagGACTGGAATCGGGAAGTGAGTGTAGTGCAGAGCCTCTCCTGTGACGAGCAGCCTCTGTCCAATGTGTTACACTATCGATGGCACAACAAAAGTAA CGACCTGAATATCGAGCAAGGCAAGACGAAGATCAATGCTTTACGAGGAAAAAGTTT CCTGATATGTTTCGACTATGTGTCGAGTTCAACTCTGGAAGATTTGATTTGTGAGAAAGGAACTGTCATCGACTTCGAGTCAATTTGTGCGGTAGCTTGTGACGTCTTAGGTGCAATAGAAGGACTACAGGGACTTGGAATACTTCATAATAACATCACAACACGCAACATTCTGATCAGCCAGTGCCCTAGG atTCCTCCAATCAAAGCAGTCTTAGGTGGATTCTCTCGTGCATCCAAGGTGAATGGAGAAAGCGCGTTCACAAACCAAGCTCTTGATGAACAGAGTTGTTTTGGTAGCCATCTTGAGCAGTTTGGACAGTTGTTGGCCACACTACTAGGACACTGTCACGGCTCTTGTGAACAGTTAAAG CTACATGAAATTATGAATCTCTGCTTTGAGGAAACACCAGAGAAGAGGCCTACAGCGTCTAGCCTGCGAGAACTCTTGGAAGAGGTCTGGTGCACAAAGGGTTTCAGTGATTCATTTGTTTGA